The DNA window CCGTTTCTTCGTTTTACAGCTCTGCCAGATTTATTGGTGTTGCTGCAGGCCCTCCAGTTATGTCTCTTGTAATGACAGACTATCTTAATGTCACTTATATCGCCTCGAGTGTACTTGGCCTTGTCCTTTTATTCATTGTGTTTAAGTGCGTAAAGGTAGATGAAATAGATCAAAAGAAAAATTCTGCATAGAAAAATGAAAGCGTACACTTAGGAAAGTGTACGCTTTGTACTATGTAATGATTAGGACCGAACAGTCAATGAACTGAATCAGTCCTTTTTTATTTGGAGTTTAAGCTGAAGAGAATGAGAAATATGCCGGCAAACAGACATACTATCCGCGTCATCGAAATCTTTTCAGCTAGGCCGATTAATCCTATCCCTGTTGTAACTATTAAAATAACTGGTCCAACTAAAGCAAGTAAAGTGTTGATATAAAAAGCCTTTTCCAAATCATTAAATTTTAGCATAAACATTGCAGCTGTTATTTCGACACTACCGGAAAGTAACCTTAATAAAATGATAAATAGTAACGCTTTTTCAATAACTTGGACCACCGTCCCTCACAAGAATAGATACTTTTCTATTCTATGTATGGATATTTACTTTTATCAATATGGCTTCCGTCTAATCTTATCAAAAAGACCACTCAGTAGATCGAGTGGTCTCAGGTTATGTGAAATGCAATTATTTATTCTTTATATTTAACTTTAAACTTAGTTCTTCCAGTTGTGCATCTGCTACGGGACTTGGAGCTTGTGTTAACAAGTCACTAGCACTTGCTGTTTTCGGGAATGCAATTGTATCGCGCAAGTTTGTACTGCCAGAAAGAAGCATAACTACACGGTCCAATCCAAATGCAACACCACCATGTGGAGGAGTCCCATATTCAAATGCTTCCATTAGGAATCCAAATTGAGCTTTCGCTTCTTCATCCGAGAAACCAAGTATTTCAAACATTTTTTCTTGAACCGGTCTTGAATAAATACGCAATGATCCTCCACCAAGTTCATAACCATTTAATACTAAGTCATATGCTTGTGCACGTACTTTACTTGGATCAGAATCCATTAATGGTAGGTCTTCGTCGAATGGACGTGTGAATGGATGATGTGCTGCGTAGTATCGTCCTTCTTTTTCGTCGTACTCGAACAATGGCCAGTTTACAACCCATAGGAATTCAAAGCGATTTTCATCGATTAATTCCAGCTCTTTACCAAGTTTTAAACGAAGTGCACCTAATGCATCTGCTACAACAGATTTCTTGTCTGCAACAAATAATAATAAATCTCCTGCAGTTGCTTCTAGTGCTTCGATTAAGCTAGCTGCTGCTTCGCCTTCAAAGAATTTAGCAATAGGTCCTTTAAGGCCATCAACATCTACTTTTAACCAAGCAAGCCCTTTTGCACCATAAACTCCGGCAAATTCACCAAGAGCATCGATATCTTTTCTTGAATAGTTATCCGCTGCTCCTTTTACATTAATCGCTTTCACTTGTCCTCCAGTTTCCACAGCAGAAGCAAATACTTTAAATGCGCTATCTTTCACAATTTCTGAAAGGTTGACTAATTCTAGACCGAAACGAACGTCTGGTTTATCAGAACCGAAACGATCCATAGCTTCATCATAGTTCATACGAAGGAATGGAATAGTTACATCGATACCTTTTACATCCTTCATGATTTTTTTCATCATACGCTCGTTCATTTCCAAAATTTCATCCATGGATAAGAAACTCATTTCCATATCAATTTGCGTAAATTCTGGTTGACGATCTGCACGTAAATCTTCATCACGGAAGCATCGAGCAATTTGATAATACTTTTCAAATCCA is part of the Psychrobacillus sp. FSL H8-0483 genome and encodes:
- a CDS encoding YqhV family protein, with translation MVQVIEKALLFIILLRLLSGSVEITAAMFMLKFNDLEKAFYINTLLALVGPVILIVTTGIGLIGLAEKISMTRIVCLFAGIFLILFSLNSK
- the aspS gene encoding aspartate--tRNA ligase produces the protein MNRTHTSGELNEQHIGESVQLIGWVQKRRDLGGLIFVDVRDRSGLVQVVFNPEISENAIQIADTLRNEYIIEVQGKVIGRAANQVNPNMPSGAIEVHATDVSIINEAKNPPFAIENQSEAGEDIRLKYRYLDLRRPVMYDTFKMRSDITKTVRRFLDDEGFLEVETPILTKSTPEGARDYLVPSRVHDGEFYALPQSPQLFKQMLMVAGFEKYYQIARCFRDEDLRADRQPEFTQIDMEMSFLSMDEILEMNERMMKKIMKDVKGIDVTIPFLRMNYDEAMDRFGSDKPDVRFGLELVNLSEIVKDSAFKVFASAVETGGQVKAINVKGAADNYSRKDIDALGEFAGVYGAKGLAWLKVDVDGLKGPIAKFFEGEAAASLIEALEATAGDLLLFVADKKSVVADALGALRLKLGKELELIDENRFEFLWVVNWPLFEYDEKEGRYYAAHHPFTRPFDEDLPLMDSDPSKVRAQAYDLVLNGYELGGGSLRIYSRPVQEKMFEILGFSDEEAKAQFGFLMEAFEYGTPPHGGVAFGLDRVVMLLSGSTNLRDTIAFPKTASASDLLTQAPSPVADAQLEELSLKLNIKNK